In Halorientalis sp. LT38, a genomic segment contains:
- a CDS encoding KEOPS complex subunit Pcc1: MRAVIETTHGDPERAAQVAAALVPDNTEEMATTVDGRTVRTEIDRESTGGLHATVDDYVVNCAVADRLTKTQS, translated from the coding sequence ATGAGAGCCGTTATCGAGACGACCCACGGCGATCCCGAGCGGGCCGCGCAGGTCGCGGCCGCGCTCGTCCCGGACAACACCGAGGAGATGGCGACGACGGTTGACGGACGGACGGTACGGACGGAGATCGACCGCGAGTCGACGGGCGGCCTGCACGCCACCGTCGACGACTACGTGGTCAACTGCGCAGTTGCGGACAGACTAACCAAGACACAATCATGA
- a CDS encoding 30S ribosomal protein S3ae — protein sequence MSERSVSRQKQGKQWYTVFSPEQFEREELGETPAVESDQVLGRTIETTLGDLKSDASENNKKLTFQVDEVAGDSAYTEFDTFELTRDYKRSLVRRGSSKIEAFVTVLTTDDYRLQIQPVAYTTKSADHSQEKAIRRKMIDLVEDAASDRTYTDLVDSVVEGRLSSAIYNEAKLIYPVRRVEIQKATLEARPAEVAAEEETSVDVDEEDVDVEESDD from the coding sequence ATGAGTGAACGATCGGTCTCACGACAGAAGCAGGGCAAGCAGTGGTACACCGTGTTCTCGCCCGAGCAGTTCGAGCGCGAGGAACTCGGTGAGACGCCCGCAGTGGAATCGGACCAGGTCCTCGGACGGACCATCGAAACGACGCTGGGCGACCTGAAAAGCGACGCCAGCGAGAACAACAAGAAACTCACCTTCCAGGTCGACGAGGTGGCCGGCGACTCGGCCTACACCGAGTTCGACACCTTCGAGCTGACCCGGGACTACAAGCGCAGCCTCGTCCGCCGTGGCTCCTCGAAGATCGAGGCCTTCGTCACGGTGCTGACGACTGACGACTACCGGCTGCAGATCCAGCCCGTCGCCTACACGACGAAGTCCGCGGACCACAGCCAGGAGAAGGCCATCCGCCGAAAGATGATCGACCTCGTCGAGGACGCCGCGAGCGACCGCACCTACACCGACCTGGTCGACAGCGTCGTCGAGGGCCGGCTCTCCTCGGCCATCTACAACGAGGCGAAGCTGATCTACCCGGTGCGCCGGGTCGAGATCCAGAAGGCGACCCTCGAGGCCCGACCCGCCGAGGTCGCCGCCGAAGAGGAGACCAGCGTCGACGTCGACGAGGAGGACGTCGACGTCGAGGAAAGCGACGACTGA
- a CDS encoding protein sorting system archaetidylserine synthase (This PssA-like phosphatidyltransferase, along with a PssD-like decarboxylase, is required in Haloarchaea for the archaeosortase ArtA to replace the PGF-CTERM sorting signal with a C-terminal lipid anchor.) produces MQPRFVGRLGLADLVTVANAGLGFGAAVAATVDPALGARLILLAAVADGLDGVLARAVGSTPVGEFIDSLADVASFCVAPAVFVFAVVSAEWGLTLTGADPPELLAAALVVPALFVGSGVVRLGMYTAYDIGTEATEGVQTTLAATILAVVYLAGVQGAAPMLVLTVLFTYLMVTTITYPELRASHALGMGVVQAGAIVAPTAYGRVFPRALLVGAVLYLIGPWFYRRYLVDGSVEGTDPAPEQADTLDTE; encoded by the coding sequence ATGCAGCCGCGGTTCGTCGGCCGGCTGGGACTCGCAGACCTCGTGACGGTGGCCAACGCAGGCCTGGGCTTCGGCGCGGCCGTGGCCGCCACCGTCGACCCCGCGCTGGGCGCGCGACTGATCCTGTTGGCGGCCGTCGCCGACGGACTCGACGGCGTCCTCGCCCGGGCAGTCGGCAGCACGCCCGTCGGGGAGTTCATCGACTCGCTGGCCGACGTGGCCTCCTTCTGCGTCGCCCCCGCGGTCTTCGTCTTCGCCGTCGTCAGCGCCGAGTGGGGACTGACCCTCACCGGCGCGGACCCGCCGGAACTGTTGGCCGCCGCCCTCGTCGTCCCAGCGCTGTTCGTCGGCTCGGGCGTCGTCCGCCTCGGGATGTACACGGCCTACGACATCGGGACCGAGGCGACCGAGGGCGTCCAGACGACGCTGGCGGCGACCATCCTCGCGGTGGTCTACCTCGCCGGCGTCCAGGGCGCGGCCCCCATGCTCGTCCTCACGGTCCTGTTCACCTACCTGATGGTCACGACGATCACCTACCCCGAGTTGCGCGCCTCGCACGCGCTGGGGATGGGCGTGGTCCAGGCGGGCGCGATCGTCGCGCCGACGGCCTACGGTCGCGTGTTTCCGCGGGCGTTGCTCGTGGGTGCAGTCCTCTACCTGATCGGCCCGTGGTTCTACCGGCGCTACCTGGTGGACGGGTCGGTCGAGGGGACCGATCCCGCGCCCGAGCAGGCGGACACCCTGGACACCGAATAG
- a CDS encoding HEAT repeat domain-containing protein has product MSNGDGEDGADEAEAETPDASPENGDAGADVPAADPDAVADRLDSVAESLEAAETEADLDAVESDLDGIETAIDGLAPDDAGDEEDEEAEESDEVADLRDQLESLREELADRRGPYAEDVTERIEAAAETVESAEWTEDGELDVIPAVEEFLDTAGSQLVETFEPDSDDPEDLAAELRRVSEVLADTDLDPDEDEDTIETLLAAVEDLQDDLEDAEEWDDLLVREQLAAQGFYDPLDPENRKDFPAEWNAIKLHEKAYKDGDDEAVEMVLLGLEKFESDFMEENVLDSLERIAPPEATDDLVALAEKRDQQAIRILGRIGTEEALDTIEEFVDGGDVALRKTTLRAIGAIGAERSTQLVADQLVDDNPEVRSTAARALGLIGDTRAIDPLADVLEDDDADEVRASAAWALNRIGTEGAREAAADYADDRSYIVQVEAEKAEQSSA; this is encoded by the coding sequence ATGAGCAACGGCGACGGCGAGGACGGCGCGGACGAGGCCGAGGCCGAGACGCCCGACGCGTCACCCGAGAACGGCGACGCGGGAGCCGACGTACCCGCGGCCGACCCGGACGCGGTCGCGGATCGGCTGGATTCGGTCGCGGAGTCGCTCGAGGCGGCCGAGACCGAGGCCGACCTCGACGCCGTCGAGTCTGACCTCGACGGGATCGAGACGGCGATCGACGGGCTCGCCCCGGACGACGCGGGCGACGAGGAGGACGAGGAAGCAGAAGAGAGCGACGAGGTCGCGGACCTGCGCGACCAACTCGAATCGCTCCGGGAGGAACTCGCGGACCGGCGCGGCCCCTACGCCGAGGACGTCACCGAGAGAATCGAGGCCGCGGCCGAGACCGTCGAGTCCGCCGAGTGGACCGAGGACGGCGAACTGGACGTCATCCCGGCCGTCGAGGAGTTCCTCGACACCGCCGGCAGTCAGCTGGTCGAGACCTTCGAGCCCGACAGCGACGACCCCGAGGACCTGGCCGCGGAACTACGGCGCGTGAGCGAGGTCCTCGCGGACACCGATCTCGATCCCGACGAGGACGAAGACACCATCGAGACGCTGCTCGCGGCCGTGGAGGACCTGCAGGACGACCTCGAGGACGCCGAGGAGTGGGACGACCTGCTGGTGCGCGAACAGCTCGCCGCGCAGGGCTTCTACGACCCGCTCGACCCCGAGAACCGCAAGGACTTCCCCGCGGAGTGGAACGCGATCAAGCTCCACGAGAAGGCCTACAAGGACGGCGACGACGAGGCCGTCGAGATGGTCCTCCTCGGGCTGGAGAAGTTCGAGTCCGACTTCATGGAGGAGAACGTCCTCGACTCGCTCGAACGGATCGCCCCGCCGGAGGCCACCGACGACCTCGTGGCGCTGGCGGAGAAGCGTGACCAGCAGGCCATCCGCATCCTCGGCCGGATCGGGACCGAGGAGGCCCTCGACACCATCGAGGAGTTCGTCGACGGCGGCGACGTGGCGCTGCGGAAGACGACGCTGCGCGCTATCGGCGCCATCGGGGCCGAGCGCTCGACGCAACTGGTGGCCGACCAGCTCGTCGACGACAACCCCGAGGTCCGCTCGACGGCCGCCCGAGCGCTGGGCCTGATCGGCGACACCCGTGCGATCGACCCGCTCGCGGACGTGCTCGAAGACGACGACGCGGACGAGGTCCGGGCAAGCGCCGCGTGGGCGCTCAACCGGATCGGGACCGAGGGGGCGCGCGAGGCCGCCGCCGACTACGCCGACGACCGCTCCTACATCGTGCAGGTCGAGGCCGAGAAGGCGGAACAATCCTCGGCGTAA
- a CDS encoding FAD-binding and (Fe-S)-binding domain-containing protein translates to MTAESGVEGPDPSGDDRANYDYAGGEVQRPGLVSDLRTLVDGDVRFDEFTRELYATDASIYDVTPVGVVFPTDTEDVSAVVEYCAERGIPVLPRGGGTSLAGQTVNRAVVLDLSRYMDDFVEFDADERRARAQPGITLGHLNAELADAGLKFAPDPAWGDKSVLGGAIGNNSTGAHSLQYGKTDAYVESCEVVLADGTVTTFEPVPVEDLDDLADPNGDLEGRIYAAVRDVLDDETIADAYPDLKRNVSGYNLDYVIDRAREDGVADLPGLLAGSEGTLAVVTEAEVSLEPVPETKGLALLRYDDLLDAMEDVEPILEHDPAALEVLDDVLLDLARDTAEFGALVDEMVPAGTGAVLLVEFYADSDAEGRERVADLLADRAPVSETLADPTGDGVETDAPVRADSAAEAHDDAEREQFWKLRKSGLPILLGRTSDAKHVAFVEDTAVPPENLPEFVADFQAVLDDHDTYASFYAHAGPGVLHVRPLVNTKTGEGVAKMESIADEVTDFVVEYGGSVSGEHGDGRARTQWNKKLYGDEIWETFQDLKTAFDPDWLLNPGQVVFRADDPTDLTENLRFDPEYEFDAGFEPTLEWDNENGFQGMAELCHGCGGCRGHQDTTGGVMCPTYRAAEEESLSTRGRANALRQTMSGDLPDVEGDSEEFLAEVMDLCIGCKGCKKDCPSEVDMAKLKAEVTHEHHKREGASLRDRLFANVDRLSAIGSALAPLSNLATKVPGSRIVTEKALGIARERTLPTFERGTFVKWFRKRGPGVPVAGADRRVVLLPDTYTNYSRPEAGKAAVRVLEAAGIHVEVPGELTDSGRAAFSKGFLDQARETARKNVTELAPRVDDDWDVVVIEPSDAVMYQSDYLDLLGDSEDAAAAETVASSAYGVLEYLDAHGLDDAVDFEIPDEDLTYHGHCHQKATAKDHHAVGVLRRAGYRVDPLDSGCCGMAGSFGYEAEHYSMSRAIGEVLFDQVEESGGEQVVAPGASCRTQLGDRPGADDEPPHPIEKVADALAD, encoded by the coding sequence ATGACTGCCGAGTCCGGGGTCGAAGGTCCAGACCCCAGCGGCGACGACCGGGCGAACTACGATTACGCCGGCGGCGAGGTGCAGCGGCCGGGACTGGTCTCGGACCTCCGGACGCTGGTCGACGGCGACGTCCGCTTCGACGAGTTCACGCGCGAACTGTACGCCACGGACGCGAGCATCTACGACGTGACGCCCGTCGGCGTCGTCTTCCCGACGGACACCGAAGACGTGTCTGCCGTCGTCGAGTACTGCGCCGAGCGGGGCATCCCCGTCCTCCCCCGCGGCGGGGGGACGAGCCTCGCCGGCCAGACCGTCAATCGGGCGGTCGTCCTCGACCTCTCGCGCTACATGGACGACTTCGTCGAGTTCGACGCCGACGAGCGCCGCGCTCGGGCCCAACCGGGAATCACGCTCGGCCATCTGAACGCCGAACTCGCCGACGCCGGGCTGAAGTTCGCCCCCGACCCGGCGTGGGGCGACAAATCGGTGCTGGGCGGGGCCATCGGCAACAACTCCACCGGCGCACACTCGCTACAGTACGGCAAGACCGACGCCTACGTCGAGTCCTGCGAGGTCGTCCTCGCCGACGGCACCGTGACGACCTTCGAACCGGTCCCGGTCGAGGACCTGGACGACCTGGCCGACCCAAACGGCGACCTCGAGGGCCGGATCTACGCCGCCGTCCGAGACGTGCTGGACGACGAGACGATCGCCGACGCCTACCCCGACCTCAAGCGCAACGTCTCCGGGTACAACCTCGACTACGTGATCGACCGCGCTCGCGAGGACGGCGTCGCCGACCTGCCCGGACTGCTCGCGGGCAGCGAGGGAACCCTCGCCGTGGTGACCGAGGCCGAGGTTTCGCTGGAACCGGTCCCGGAGACGAAGGGGCTGGCCCTGCTCCGGTACGACGACCTCCTCGACGCCATGGAGGACGTCGAGCCCATCCTCGAACACGATCCGGCCGCCCTCGAGGTGCTCGACGACGTGCTGCTCGACCTGGCCCGGGACACCGCCGAGTTCGGCGCGCTCGTCGACGAGATGGTGCCCGCCGGCACGGGCGCCGTCCTGCTCGTGGAGTTCTACGCCGACAGCGACGCCGAGGGCCGTGAACGGGTCGCCGACCTGCTGGCCGACCGCGCGCCCGTGAGCGAGACGCTCGCGGACCCCACCGGCGACGGCGTCGAGACCGACGCGCCGGTCCGGGCCGACTCGGCCGCCGAGGCCCACGACGACGCAGAACGTGAGCAGTTCTGGAAGCTTCGGAAGTCCGGGCTGCCGATCCTGCTGGGCCGGACGAGCGACGCGAAGCACGTCGCCTTCGTCGAGGACACCGCCGTCCCGCCGGAGAACCTCCCGGAGTTCGTGGCCGACTTCCAGGCGGTGCTGGACGACCACGACACGTACGCGAGTTTCTACGCCCACGCCGGTCCGGGCGTCCTGCACGTCCGGCCCCTGGTGAACACCAAGACCGGCGAGGGCGTCGCCAAGATGGAGTCCATCGCCGACGAGGTGACCGACTTCGTCGTCGAGTACGGCGGCTCCGTCTCCGGCGAGCACGGCGACGGCCGCGCCCGGACCCAGTGGAACAAGAAGCTGTACGGCGACGAGATCTGGGAGACCTTCCAGGACCTCAAGACCGCGTTCGACCCCGACTGGCTCCTGAATCCGGGCCAGGTCGTCTTCCGGGCCGACGACCCGACCGACTTGACCGAGAACCTCCGGTTCGACCCCGAGTACGAGTTCGACGCCGGGTTCGAGCCGACCCTCGAGTGGGACAACGAGAACGGCTTCCAGGGGATGGCCGAACTCTGTCACGGCTGCGGCGGCTGTCGCGGCCACCAGGACACGACCGGCGGCGTGATGTGTCCGACCTACCGCGCCGCGGAGGAGGAGTCGCTGTCCACGCGCGGCCGGGCCAACGCCCTCCGGCAGACCATGTCCGGCGACCTGCCCGACGTCGAGGGGGACTCCGAGGAGTTCCTGGCCGAGGTGATGGACCTCTGTATCGGCTGCAAGGGCTGCAAGAAGGACTGCCCGAGCGAGGTCGACATGGCGAAGCTGAAGGCCGAGGTGACCCACGAACACCACAAGCGCGAGGGAGCGAGCCTGCGCGACCGGCTGTTCGCGAACGTCGACCGGCTCTCGGCGATCGGCAGCGCGCTGGCGCCACTCTCGAACCTCGCCACCAAGGTGCCCGGTTCCCGAATCGTGACCGAGAAGGCGCTCGGCATCGCCCGTGAGCGCACCCTCCCGACGTTCGAGCGGGGGACCTTCGTGAAGTGGTTCCGGAAACGCGGTCCCGGCGTGCCCGTCGCGGGCGCCGACCGGCGCGTGGTCCTCCTCCCGGACACCTACACCAACTACAGTCGGCCGGAGGCGGGGAAGGCCGCCGTCCGCGTGCTCGAAGCGGCCGGGATCCACGTCGAGGTACCGGGCGAGCTGACCGACAGCGGCCGGGCGGCCTTCTCGAAGGGCTTTCTCGACCAGGCCCGCGAGACCGCGCGGAAGAACGTGACCGAACTGGCTCCCCGCGTCGACGACGACTGGGACGTGGTCGTGATCGAGCCGTCCGATGCCGTGATGTACCAGTCGGACTACCTCGACCTGCTGGGGGACAGCGAGGACGCGGCGGCCGCCGAGACCGTCGCGAGCAGCGCGTACGGCGTCCTCGAGTACCTCGACGCCCACGGGCTGGACGACGCCGTCGACTTCGAGATCCCCGACGAGGACCTGACCTACCACGGTCACTGCCACCAGAAGGCCACGGCCAAGGACCACCACGCCGTCGGCGTCCTCCGCCGGGCCGGCTACCGCGTCGACCCCCTCGATTCGGGCTGTTGCGGCATGGCCGGCTCCTTCGGCTACGAGGCCGAACACTACTCGATGAGCCGCGCCATCGGCGAGGTCCTCTTCGACCAGGTCGAAGAGAGCGGCGGCGAGCAAGTCGTCGCCCCCGGCGCCTCCTGCCGGACGCAACTGGGCGACCGCCCCGGCGCCGACGACGAACCGCCACACCCGATCGAGAAGGTCGCCGACGCGCTGGCCGACTGA
- a CDS encoding TIGR00366 family protein, which produces MLAILRRLGERCSDLSEEYIPDPYVIAILLTFVAAAAAIATGAGPREIMGAWNGGVWTLLPFMASIAVLLMAGDAIAKSPKFTAQLEKLARVPNSQFTAVWFVGFAAMAAALVSWAIGLIVGAIMAKRVAYECREKGIAVHYPLLAAAGYTSLMIYHGGLTSSVGLMMADASLIPASWAAQYRATIPLSETVGSLPNIVTTGTLLAVIPVLMALLHPKEGISELPRPDYREIDAIVAASASESPTAPGAGPDPEATTDGGRVRVADRLNDSRLIGLSIALFPAYFVLNAWVLTPGGISNLTLNSINALFVTVAVLLWVRPMALVDQMKQSVSNISGVIFQFPFYAGIAGILTGTGLATLIVEFVGGFATPTTWPVVGVLVAAFVNVFIPSGGGQWVAMGPIMLELTQQMGMSARDAVLIEMLGDQLSNMIQPFWAIPLLAIANLRARDIIGYTTVAMLVGLVVVCGWLTLFLVVL; this is translated from the coding sequence ATGCTCGCGATCCTCCGTCGGCTCGGGGAACGGTGTTCGGACCTCTCCGAGGAGTACATCCCGGACCCGTACGTCATCGCCATCCTCCTGACGTTCGTCGCCGCGGCCGCCGCGATCGCCACGGGCGCCGGGCCGAGAGAGATCATGGGCGCGTGGAACGGCGGCGTCTGGACGCTGCTGCCCTTCATGGCCTCCATCGCCGTCCTCCTGATGGCCGGCGACGCCATCGCGAAATCGCCGAAGTTCACCGCGCAACTGGAGAAACTGGCGCGAGTACCGAACTCGCAGTTCACGGCCGTCTGGTTCGTCGGGTTCGCGGCGATGGCCGCCGCGCTCGTCTCCTGGGCCATCGGCCTCATCGTCGGCGCGATCATGGCCAAACGCGTCGCCTACGAGTGCCGGGAGAAGGGGATCGCCGTCCACTACCCGCTGCTGGCCGCGGCGGGGTACACCAGTCTGATGATCTACCACGGCGGGCTCACCTCCTCGGTCGGGCTGATGATGGCCGACGCGTCGCTCATTCCGGCGTCGTGGGCGGCCCAGTACCGGGCGACGATCCCCCTCTCGGAGACCGTCGGTTCGCTACCGAATATCGTCACGACCGGCACGCTCCTCGCAGTGATCCCCGTCCTCATGGCCCTGCTCCACCCGAAAGAGGGTATCAGCGAGTTGCCCCGACCCGACTACCGGGAGATCGACGCCATCGTCGCGGCCTCCGCGAGCGAATCGCCGACTGCTCCGGGTGCGGGGCCGGACCCGGAGGCCACGACCGACGGCGGCCGGGTACGGGTGGCCGACCGGCTGAACGACTCCCGGCTGATCGGGCTGTCCATCGCGCTCTTCCCGGCGTACTTCGTGCTGAACGCGTGGGTGCTGACCCCCGGCGGCATCTCGAACCTGACGCTCAACAGTATCAACGCGCTGTTCGTCACCGTCGCCGTCCTGCTGTGGGTGCGGCCCATGGCCCTGGTCGACCAGATGAAACAGAGCGTGAGCAACATCTCCGGTGTCATCTTCCAGTTCCCGTTCTACGCCGGGATCGCCGGGATCCTCACGGGGACGGGGCTGGCGACGTTGATCGTCGAGTTCGTCGGCGGGTTCGCGACGCCGACGACCTGGCCCGTCGTCGGCGTCCTCGTCGCCGCCTTCGTGAACGTCTTCATTCCCTCCGGCGGGGGCCAGTGGGTGGCGATGGGGCCGATCATGCTCGAACTCACCCAGCAGATGGGGATGAGCGCGCGCGACGCCGTCCTGATCGAGATGCTCGGCGATCAGCTGTCGAACATGATCCAGCCGTTCTGGGCCATCCCCCTGCTGGCCATCGCGAACCTGCGCGCCCGTGACATCATCGGCTACACGACGGTCGCGATGCTCGTCGGCCTCGTCGTGGTCTGTGGCTGGCTCACCCTCTTCCTGGTCGTCCTCTGA
- a CDS encoding patatin-like phospholipase family protein has protein sequence MTEDGTDVAIACQGGGSHTAFTAGVLRELLGDLPPDVNLIGFSGTSGGAACATLAWYGHVHPEEDPGELLTGFWTDLAASSPLHRAANGLLRWGIQLQRMGVPLPAISPADSPGAKWGEDEFRELLESYVDFAAIPDLLDGSEPGLFLSAIEVCDGTFEIFREDDLSSGAVLASAAEPHIFEAIELNGKHYWDGLFSKNPPLNDFMDASDVPDPDEIWLVKINPQERPEPPTTMEGIHNRRNELSGNLSMNAEIRFIERVNDWIEKGYLPERYTHTDVARIRFPKSRNLDWRTKLDRDPDFLEGLVRDGEKQARAFLDAR, from the coding sequence ATGACCGAAGACGGGACGGACGTCGCAATCGCCTGTCAGGGCGGCGGCAGTCACACCGCCTTCACGGCCGGCGTCCTCCGCGAGTTGCTCGGGGACCTGCCTCCCGACGTCAACCTGATCGGTTTCAGTGGGACCTCGGGTGGGGCCGCCTGCGCGACGCTCGCCTGGTACGGCCACGTCCATCCCGAGGAGGACCCGGGCGAACTGCTGACGGGCTTCTGGACCGACCTCGCGGCGTCGTCGCCGCTCCATCGCGCCGCGAACGGGCTGCTTCGGTGGGGGATTCAACTCCAGCGGATGGGCGTGCCGCTCCCAGCGATCAGTCCGGCCGACTCGCCGGGCGCGAAGTGGGGCGAAGACGAGTTCCGCGAGCTGCTCGAATCGTACGTCGACTTCGCGGCGATTCCGGACCTGCTCGACGGGAGCGAACCCGGCCTCTTCCTCAGCGCCATCGAGGTCTGCGACGGGACCTTCGAGATCTTCCGCGAGGACGACCTCTCGAGCGGCGCCGTCCTCGCCTCGGCCGCGGAACCCCACATCTTCGAGGCGATCGAGCTGAACGGCAAGCACTACTGGGACGGCCTGTTCTCGAAGAACCCGCCGCTGAACGACTTCATGGACGCGAGCGACGTCCCCGACCCCGACGAGATCTGGCTCGTCAAGATCAACCCCCAGGAGCGGCCGGAGCCGCCGACCACGATGGAGGGGATTCACAACCGCCGGAACGAACTGTCTGGAAACCTCTCGATGAACGCCGAGATCCGGTTCATCGAGCGCGTCAACGACTGGATCGAGAAGGGCTATCTCCCCGAGCGCTACACGCACACGGACGTGGCGCGCATCCGGTTCCCGAAGAGCCGCAACCTCGACTGGCGGACGAAACTGGATCGGGACCCCGACTTTCTCGAGGGGCTCGTCCGCGACGGCGAGAAGCAGGCCAGAGCATTCCTCGACGCCAGATAG
- a CDS encoding YegP family protein, producing the protein MAMESGSGVLYGIYRDRIGEPTTHDEVRGYWVFLIGLVLGTLGVLLFLPSTSAVGSSGLTLRELSIFVAAVGLAMLVAGPVIRLPVQSWANYAAYSGQAVCFAAAVWFLLVFPANWNVQTGSQPVIVLYGIGLVIITFGGLIAPLIAGVTEEDLAASEGRAAELESELAAVREERDQLEESLDQSRDESTASAASAADLQAQLDAAHASQARFELYEDKGDEWRWRLRHRNGNLIANGGEGYTRKHNAQKGMASVRRNALGATTLLIEREEDLPEETAEFEPVEEVESQATFEVYVDNAGEHRFRLRHDNGNVLGDGGEGYASKSNAKRAIDRVRDYVGPADYLWFDPTGFEVYLDAGGEWRWRLVHRNGEILADGGEGYSRRNDANRAVDRIRERVDQLDFEIYEDSAGEYRWRMRGGNDEILGDSGEGYGSRDGAEDAVESVREYAPDADVLDIGRAAFEIYEDRGGDHRWRLRHRNGNILLDSGEGYADRSGAHDGIESVKRNGATAELEETES; encoded by the coding sequence ATGGCAATGGAATCCGGCAGCGGCGTCCTGTACGGCATCTACCGCGACAGGATCGGCGAACCGACGACGCACGACGAGGTCCGTGGATACTGGGTGTTCCTGATCGGGCTTGTTCTCGGGACCCTCGGGGTGTTGCTGTTCCTCCCCAGTACGTCCGCAGTGGGAAGCTCCGGGCTCACGCTCCGTGAACTGAGCATCTTCGTGGCCGCGGTCGGACTCGCGATGCTCGTCGCAGGGCCGGTCATCAGACTCCCGGTCCAGTCCTGGGCGAATTACGCGGCCTATAGCGGCCAGGCCGTCTGCTTCGCCGCGGCGGTCTGGTTCCTGCTCGTGTTCCCGGCCAACTGGAACGTCCAGACCGGGAGCCAGCCGGTCATCGTCCTCTACGGGATCGGACTGGTGATCATCACGTTCGGCGGACTCATCGCCCCCCTGATCGCGGGGGTCACCGAGGAGGACCTGGCGGCAAGCGAGGGGCGAGCCGCGGAACTGGAGTCGGAACTCGCGGCCGTGCGCGAGGAGCGCGACCAGCTCGAGGAGAGTCTCGACCAGTCGCGCGACGAGTCCACGGCGAGCGCGGCGTCGGCCGCTGACCTGCAGGCGCAACTCGACGCGGCACACGCCAGCCAGGCCCGCTTCGAGCTGTACGAGGACAAAGGCGACGAATGGCGCTGGCGGCTCCGCCACCGGAACGGGAACCTGATCGCTAACGGCGGCGAGGGCTACACCCGCAAACACAACGCCCAGAAGGGGATGGCGAGCGTCCGCCGGAACGCGCTGGGCGCGACCACCCTCCTCATCGAGCGCGAGGAGGACCTGCCGGAAGAGACCGCCGAGTTCGAACCGGTCGAGGAAGTCGAGAGCCAGGCCACCTTCGAGGTGTACGTGGACAACGCCGGCGAACACCGCTTCCGACTCCGACACGACAACGGGAACGTCCTCGGTGACGGCGGCGAGGGCTACGCCTCGAAGAGCAACGCGAAGCGAGCGATCGACCGCGTGCGCGACTACGTCGGCCCGGCCGATTACCTCTGGTTCGATCCGACCGGCTTCGAGGTCTACCTCGACGCCGGCGGCGAGTGGCGCTGGCGGCTCGTCCACCGCAACGGCGAGATCCTGGCCGACGGCGGCGAGGGCTACTCGCGCCGCAACGACGCCAACCGCGCCGTCGACCGGATCCGAGAGCGCGTCGACCAGCTCGACTTCGAGATCTACGAGGATTCGGCCGGCGAGTACCGCTGGCGAATGCGCGGCGGGAACGACGAGATCCTCGGTGACAGCGGCGAGGGCTACGGCTCCCGCGACGGTGCCGAGGACGCCGTGGAGTCGGTCCGCGAGTACGCGCCCGACGCCGACGTGCTCGACATCGGGCGCGCGGCGTTCGAGATCTACGAGGACAGGGGCGGCGACCACCGCTGGCGGCTGCGCCACCGCAACGGGAACATCCTGCTGGACAGCGGCGAGGGGTACGCCGACCGGAGCGGCGCCCACGACGGTATCGAGAGCGTCAAGCGAAACGGTGCGACGGCCGAACTCGAGGAGACCGAGTCCTAG
- a CDS encoding DUF21 domain-containing protein produces MASPLPVGLSIGLVAVLVLLSAFFSSSEIAIFTLSDEWLAERTTDGDARWTVLQGLRDDPHRLLVTILVGNNVVNVAIASITTVVMIEFLPAGSAVTVATVVTSFVVLVFGEIVPKSYGLGHAEEWGLRVARPIAVVGKVLYPLVLVFDVITRRMNAAIGGETDIEKPYLDD; encoded by the coding sequence ATGGCATCACCCCTGCCGGTCGGTCTGTCGATCGGTCTGGTCGCGGTTCTCGTCCTGTTGAGCGCCTTCTTCTCGAGCAGCGAGATCGCCATCTTCACGCTGTCCGACGAGTGGCTCGCGGAGCGAACCACCGACGGCGACGCGCGATGGACGGTCCTCCAGGGACTCCGGGACGATCCACACCGTCTCCTCGTGACGATCCTCGTGGGGAACAACGTCGTCAACGTCGCCATCGCGAGCATCACCACCGTCGTCATGATCGAGTTCCTGCCCGCCGGGAGCGCCGTCACCGTGGCGACGGTCGTCACCAGCTTCGTCGTCCTCGTGTTCGGCGAGATCGTTCCCAAGTCCTACGGCCTCGGGCACGCCGAGGAGTGGGGCCTGCGGGTCGCGCGACCGATCGCCGTCGTCGGCAAGGTTCTCTACCCGCTCGTGCTGGTCTTCGACGTGATCACTCGCCGCATGAACGCCGCCATCGGCGGCGAGACGGACATCGAGAAACCGTATCTGGACGACTGA